One Paenibacillus crassostreae DNA segment encodes these proteins:
- a CDS encoding glycoside hydrolase family 36 protein, whose protein sequence is MMTQYIEITENGLHLVVSIEDDLDVLLLHLGVKPFQLESVQEHQRKGFRLLEIQCSGEDRDEYHGRSHRASYPGLRMKYKTHQDYRNGLGRKIEITLIDHMTQLVAISHMQFYNEISLIRSWTVLENQGDKELNVEYVSSFTLTGLAKEGQMDRDEKIECWIPHNGWQSELQWRKYTLPELGLSHVTDRSSKRISCSNTGSWSASEHIPMGYLENKEEKTNYFWQIEHNGSWHWEIIDQYDHLSILISGPTEHDNHWMKTLHPNEQFQSVPIAFGSSSGGFEKAIGQLTAYRRVIRRPNTDNRELKVIFNDYMNCLWGNPTTEKLIPLIDAAAEVGCEYFCIDCGWYSEGQWWDGVGEWLPSSVRFPEGIKFVLDYIRSKGMTPGLWLEIEVIGINSPKLKDTNDDWFFMRHGKLVKDRSRYHLDFRNDQVISHANEVIDRLVEEYGVGYIKMDYNINAGIGTEKNADSFGDGLLQHNRAYLRWLDEIFNKYPELVIENCSSGGMRIDYAMLSRHSIQSTSDQENYVKYAAIAASSPSALTPEQSAIWSYPLTEGDDEEVIFNMVNAMLLRVHQSGHLAELSANRKQLVKEALDYYKSMRHDIANGLPFWPLGLPTQQDPWISYGIHHEERHYLAVWRLENSNETQLIPLPVLAGKEVSVKCVYPQQNQPTWTWDQESGELTVGFSNPVTARLFEIIEKI, encoded by the coding sequence ATGATGACTCAGTATATTGAGATTACAGAGAATGGATTACATCTTGTTGTTTCTATCGAAGATGATTTGGATGTGTTATTACTACATCTTGGAGTAAAGCCATTTCAATTGGAAAGTGTGCAAGAACACCAAAGAAAAGGATTCAGACTTCTAGAAATTCAATGTTCTGGAGAGGATCGTGATGAATACCATGGAAGAAGTCATCGTGCATCATATCCTGGATTGAGAATGAAGTACAAGACACATCAGGACTATCGGAATGGGCTGGGTAGAAAGATTGAAATTACTCTGATTGATCATATGACTCAACTTGTAGCTATTTCACATATGCAGTTCTACAATGAAATATCCCTTATTCGTAGCTGGACTGTTCTCGAGAATCAAGGGGACAAGGAATTAAATGTTGAATATGTGTCATCTTTCACATTAACAGGGCTAGCGAAGGAAGGACAAATGGATCGTGATGAAAAGATCGAATGTTGGATTCCGCATAATGGATGGCAAAGCGAATTACAATGGCGTAAATATACATTGCCGGAACTGGGATTATCACATGTAACAGATCGTTCTTCCAAGCGGATCTCATGTAGTAATACAGGTTCGTGGTCGGCCAGTGAACATATACCGATGGGGTATTTGGAGAATAAAGAAGAGAAGACTAACTACTTCTGGCAAATAGAACATAATGGTTCATGGCATTGGGAGATTATTGATCAGTATGATCACTTAAGTATTCTAATTAGTGGGCCAACAGAGCATGATAATCACTGGATGAAGACATTGCACCCGAATGAACAGTTCCAATCTGTCCCTATAGCTTTTGGATCATCTTCAGGGGGATTCGAGAAGGCGATTGGGCAATTAACGGCATATCGTAGAGTTATACGTCGCCCTAATACGGATAATCGTGAATTGAAGGTTATTTTTAACGATTACATGAACTGCCTTTGGGGAAATCCAACGACGGAGAAACTGATACCTTTGATTGATGCGGCAGCTGAAGTAGGATGTGAATATTTCTGTATCGATTGTGGTTGGTATTCGGAAGGGCAATGGTGGGATGGAGTAGGGGAGTGGCTACCTTCATCCGTACGATTCCCAGAAGGAATTAAATTTGTACTCGACTATATACGAAGCAAGGGTATGACCCCAGGATTGTGGTTAGAGATTGAGGTAATAGGGATTAATAGTCCCAAGCTTAAGGATACAAATGATGACTGGTTCTTTATGCGACATGGGAAACTTGTGAAGGATCGCAGTCGGTATCATCTTGATTTCCGAAATGACCAAGTTATATCGCATGCAAATGAAGTGATTGATAGATTAGTGGAAGAGTACGGGGTAGGTTATATTAAGATGGATTATAATATCAATGCAGGCATAGGGACGGAAAAAAATGCAGATAGCTTTGGTGATGGGTTACTTCAGCATAATCGTGCTTATCTTCGTTGGCTTGATGAAATATTTAATAAATATCCTGAACTTGTGATTGAAAACTGCTCCAGTGGGGGTATGCGAATAGATTATGCGATGCTTAGTCGCCATAGTATACAATCTACAAGTGATCAGGAGAACTATGTGAAGTATGCAGCAATAGCGGCAAGTTCGCCGTCCGCATTGACACCTGAGCAATCTGCAATCTGGTCCTACCCTTTGACTGAAGGTGATGACGAAGAAGTTATCTTTAATATGGTCAATGCGATGCTGCTTCGTGTGCATCAAAGTGGACATCTTGCTGAGTTGAGTGCTAATCGCAAACAACTGGTGAAAGAAGCGCTTGATTATTATAAATCAATGAGACACGACATTGCCAATGGACTCCCTTTCTGGCCATTAGGATTACCGACTCAACAGGATCCGTGGATAAGTTATGGTATACACCATGAAGAAAGGCATTATTTAGCTGTTTGGAGACTCGAGAATTCGAATGAGACTCAATTGATTCCACTACCTGTATTAGCTGGCAAAGAAGTGTCGGTTAAATGTGTCTACCCACAGCAGAATCAACCTACATGGACATGGGATCAGGAATCGGGTGAATTAACAGTTGGATTTTCTAATCCTGTAACCGCGCGGTTGTTTGAAATTATAGAAAAAATCTAA
- a CDS encoding HAD family hydrolase, translating to MIKALIFDLDGTIIDTETAWFVSFRQAYEKYGVNLTLDLYSQCIGTNLNNFDPYEYLITEMKLPIDRKQFRQSIKLRYSQLMEKEKVRLGILEYLEAARTSGIKIGLASSSSREWVDKYLDQLGIRHYFECIRTSDDVENVKPDPELYLQTLECLGVKAEEAIAIEDSPNGSLAAAAAGMHCIVTPNEITKSLEFDPAFYRVDNLIDIDFGILISELFTKKTDLKA from the coding sequence ATGATAAAGGCGTTGATTTTTGATCTGGATGGAACGATTATTGATACAGAAACAGCTTGGTTTGTTTCCTTTCGTCAGGCATACGAAAAATATGGAGTCAATTTGACTTTAGATTTGTACTCCCAATGTATCGGAACAAATCTAAATAACTTTGATCCTTATGAATATTTAATCACAGAGATGAAGCTTCCAATTGATCGGAAACAATTCCGACAATCGATAAAGTTACGATACTCTCAGTTAATGGAGAAAGAGAAAGTCCGTCTTGGTATCTTAGAATATCTTGAAGCTGCTAGAACTTCCGGAATTAAAATAGGTCTCGCTTCAAGTTCTTCGCGAGAATGGGTGGATAAATATTTAGATCAATTAGGAATTCGCCATTATTTCGAGTGTATTCGAACATCGGATGATGTGGAGAATGTGAAACCTGATCCTGAGTTGTATTTGCAGACATTGGAATGTCTGGGTGTTAAGGCTGAAGAGGCAATTGCAATTGAAGATTCACCGAACGGATCCCTTGCGGCAGCGGCTGCTGGGATGCATTGTATTGTCACACCGAATGAAATAACGAAATCACTTGAATTTGACCCAGCTTTTTATAGAGTGGATAACCTTATTGATATTGATTTTGGGATATTAATAAGCGAGTTGTTTACTAAGAAAACAGATTTGAAAGCTTAA
- a CDS encoding CotH kinase family protein, which yields MKAKSLKLLLCTCSIFTIIALVGCTANESTKGIEDSEVASTTKTSADDENIATNVFPKDEVIDVKITIDEEDFQSMLDNASAEEMMTASVNYNGVQLDNVGIRTKGNLSLRSVVSMEDSERYSFKLSFDEYISSQTFFGISKINLNNSYSDASYMREYLAYELAEEMGLPTPGYSFVNIYINDELWGFYLAVQQIDDQYLQSNFGNSYGALYKADMSGSGNDLAWIDDNIESYSGLLQKSELSNDDILVDMINELNNGSDYEKYLDVEEALKFIALNVLTNNSDSYLGGNKHNYYLYEDDGVFSILPWDYNMAFGGMGSMGSSSLLIDEPTQGNLVDRPLVAKLLAVDEYKEMYHDILQQATEGYLLSSTFSERVEELSTMISTYVEKDPTAFNTFDEYQNSVTELVTINDTQVSSIDQQLAGTIASSGDGSGSGGGMGMGGGRNRGMGEGRGEFDIPAMAGVNEQTSPTALDTQGASSIPTQGAPSAPADGNTPSQGEQGFPADIPEDMPAYFEAGGFPGGGMGGERPEGMGGGFGGFGERSNQPQGSVKEAITAGIALVIMLLSGMFITFYKRKKL from the coding sequence ATGAAAGCAAAATCATTGAAGCTTCTTCTATGCACCTGTTCCATCTTCACCATTATAGCTTTGGTAGGATGTACAGCGAATGAGTCTACAAAAGGCATAGAAGATTCCGAGGTCGCGAGTACCACTAAGACCTCAGCGGATGATGAAAATATAGCTACCAACGTATTTCCTAAAGATGAAGTCATTGACGTCAAGATAACCATTGATGAAGAAGACTTTCAAAGTATGTTAGACAATGCATCAGCAGAAGAAATGATGACTGCATCTGTGAATTATAATGGGGTGCAGCTAGATAATGTCGGTATACGCACGAAGGGGAATCTCAGTTTACGAAGTGTAGTTAGCATGGAAGATTCGGAACGATATAGCTTTAAGCTATCTTTTGATGAATATATATCTTCCCAGACGTTCTTTGGAATCAGTAAAATAAATCTTAACAACAGTTATAGTGATGCGAGCTATATGCGAGAATATCTAGCTTATGAGCTTGCAGAAGAAATGGGACTTCCCACGCCGGGATATTCATTTGTAAACATTTATATTAATGATGAACTATGGGGATTCTACTTAGCTGTTCAACAAATTGATGATCAGTATCTTCAATCAAACTTCGGAAATTCTTATGGAGCATTATACAAAGCCGACATGAGTGGCTCAGGGAATGACCTCGCCTGGATTGATGATAATATTGAATCCTATTCCGGACTTCTTCAGAAATCCGAATTATCTAACGATGATATTCTTGTTGATATGATAAATGAGTTGAATAACGGAAGTGACTATGAAAAATACTTAGATGTTGAAGAAGCACTGAAATTCATTGCGCTGAATGTCTTAACGAATAACAGCGATAGCTATCTCGGAGGAAATAAGCATAACTACTATTTATATGAAGATGATGGTGTTTTCTCCATTCTCCCTTGGGACTATAATATGGCATTTGGCGGAATGGGATCTATGGGATCTTCGAGTCTTCTGATCGATGAACCCACTCAAGGTAACTTAGTAGATCGACCTCTAGTTGCCAAACTTCTTGCTGTAGATGAGTACAAAGAAATGTATCACGACATTCTTCAACAAGCGACTGAAGGATATCTATTATCCTCCACATTTAGCGAACGAGTTGAAGAACTTTCCACCATGATTTCGACCTACGTTGAGAAAGACCCAACTGCCTTCAATACATTCGATGAGTATCAGAACTCTGTAACGGAACTCGTAACTATTAACGACACCCAAGTGAGTTCTATTGATCAACAACTTGCTGGAACCATAGCATCCTCCGGTGACGGGTCAGGTAGCGGTGGCGGAATGGGCATGGGTGGTGGCAGGAATCGAGGGATGGGTGAGGGTCGAGGTGAATTTGATATACCAGCTATGGCTGGCGTTAATGAACAGACCTCACCGACAGCACTAGATACTCAGGGCGCATCTAGTATACCTACTCAAGGTGCTCCTTCTGCTCCTGCCGATGGAAACACGCCTTCTCAAGGTGAACAAGGCTTCCCAGCCGATATTCCCGAAGATATGCCAGCTTATTTCGAAGCTGGTGGATTCCCTGGAGGCGGTATGGGCGGTGAGCGTCCAGAAGGAATGGGTGGCGGATTTGGGGGATTTGGCGAGCGGAGCAATCAACCGCAAGGAAGTGTAAAAGAGGCGATCACTGCGGGAATTGCACTAGTTATCATGCTCTTATCCGGTATGTTCATTACCTTCTATAAACGTAAAAAACTCTAA
- a CDS encoding DUF4956 domain-containing protein — protein MSATTANETTNFTDIIKNTVIDNFVSDISLSKILITMVVSFIIGFFIFLLYKRVFSGVLYSKSFNVSLIGMTMVTSMIIIAINSNLVLSLGMVGALSIVRFRTPIKDPTDLIFLFWSAAVGIICGAGFFTLAVIGSVIVGLIMFLFIKRSSIETPYLLVVNCDDDTSELAIHKELNSTVKRFNVKQKTVTNGNIELTLEIRLDDKEGSFVNKLNGITGVKNAILISYSGDYVS, from the coding sequence ATGAGTGCAACAACTGCTAATGAAACAACTAATTTTACAGATATAATAAAGAATACGGTGATTGATAATTTTGTATCTGATATCAGTCTCTCCAAAATATTGATCACGATGGTTGTTTCATTTATAATCGGATTCTTCATCTTTCTTCTGTACAAGCGTGTATTTAGTGGAGTTCTATATTCTAAAAGCTTTAATGTATCCCTCATCGGGATGACCATGGTTACTTCAATGATCATTATCGCAATTAATTCTAATTTAGTACTATCTCTCGGTATGGTCGGAGCACTCTCCATTGTTCGCTTTAGAACACCTATTAAAGATCCTACTGATCTGATCTTCTTGTTCTGGTCTGCGGCTGTTGGTATCATATGTGGTGCAGGATTTTTCACTCTCGCAGTGATCGGTTCAGTTATTGTCGGTTTGATCATGTTCCTATTTATCAAAAGATCATCCATTGAAACCCCTTATTTACTTGTCGTGAACTGTGATGATGATACCAGTGAACTTGCGATTCATAAAGAACTCAATTCAACTGTTAAACGGTTTAACGTGAAACAAAAAACAGTAACAAACGGCAACATTGAATTAACATTAGAAATTCGCTTAGACGACAAAGAAGGAAGCTTTGTTAACAAACTAAATGGCATAACTGGAGTTAAAAATGCCATACTTATAAGCTATAGCGGCGACTATGTATCATAA
- a CDS encoding polyphosphate polymerase domain-containing protein, which produces MNLKYRNELKYFINQHQYHIIRQRLKNLVQQDEHVGSNGEYSIRSLYFDDINNKALHEKLGGVRDRSKYRIRIYNKDDKIIHFEKKIKFRDYIAKDKEPLTREVADELIAGNYEVLCDSDKPLLKELCNEMKVNLLRPRVIVDYVREPYVCANGNVRITFDKELRTGLHSVNMFDKNLHCVSAIDNNLIILEVKYDEYIPEYIRIALQIEGLNKQSASKYVICRKYLKTNSWEDY; this is translated from the coding sequence ATGAATCTAAAGTACCGTAATGAACTTAAATATTTCATTAATCAGCATCAATACCATATTATCCGTCAAAGATTAAAAAACCTCGTACAGCAAGATGAGCATGTTGGATCTAATGGAGAATATTCTATTCGAAGCCTGTACTTCGATGATATTAACAATAAAGCTCTGCATGAGAAATTAGGGGGAGTTCGTGACCGTTCCAAGTACCGAATCCGAATTTATAATAAAGACGATAAGATCATTCATTTCGAGAAAAAGATTAAATTCAGAGATTATATCGCTAAAGATAAAGAACCCCTAACTAGAGAAGTTGCCGATGAACTAATAGCCGGTAATTACGAAGTGTTATGTGACTCAGACAAGCCTTTACTAAAGGAATTATGTAATGAAATGAAAGTTAATTTACTACGTCCAAGGGTCATTGTCGATTATGTTCGAGAACCCTATGTATGCGCTAATGGGAATGTCAGAATTACCTTTGATAAAGAACTTCGAACCGGTCTTCATTCTGTGAACATGTTCGATAAGAACCTGCATTGTGTAAGTGCTATCGACAACAATCTTATTATTCTAGAAGTTAAATATGATGAGTACATTCCGGAATATATTAGAATCGCCTTACAAATTGAAGGTCTAAACAAACAATCTGCTTCAAAATATGTTATATGTCGTAAATATCTAAAGACCAATTCCTGGGAGGATTATTAA
- a CDS encoding purple acid phosphatase family protein, giving the protein MRLQKEVIWLLLIGLLILTIVIGLEWMKADQRKKPKSLVMTFIDDAKTSRAFTWYTDNSNVSSVLQIVKGSELKFDKELVTTITGITSTIASSQQVQGVHKAKVSNLEPGTTYSYRVGSGGDKDWSKPAIFTTEARSLNEFTFINVTDSQGITEEDFILWGKTLNKAFEIFPTAQFIIHNGDMTEESDDDKAWDHFFSEAEPWVSQVPLMPVTGNHDEVDGVADHFTSHFNLPNNGAENSIEGTSYSFDYGSAHFVILNTESNIKEQTTWLEEDLAATELPWKIVAMHRGAYGGNMNKKVGDWVSIFDQYKVDLVLQGHNHEYSRSYPLRDGEIVGDGDNMINDHEGTVYVVTNTAGQKFNEQKGNQFYHQVHFQNEKQMFAGVQIKGDSLTFQAYDKDGEKLDEFVIHH; this is encoded by the coding sequence ATGAGATTGCAAAAAGAAGTAATCTGGCTACTCTTAATAGGTCTATTAATATTAACTATTGTTATTGGTCTGGAATGGATGAAGGCGGATCAAAGGAAAAAGCCAAAGTCACTGGTGATGACGTTCATAGACGATGCTAAGACAAGTCGAGCATTTACGTGGTATACGGATAACTCTAATGTTTCATCTGTACTACAGATAGTTAAAGGATCTGAATTGAAATTTGATAAAGAGCTTGTTACAACAATTACTGGAATTACATCTACTATAGCAAGCAGTCAGCAGGTTCAAGGGGTTCATAAAGCGAAAGTCAGTAATCTTGAGCCAGGAACAACATATTCCTATCGCGTTGGTAGCGGGGGGGATAAAGATTGGAGCAAGCCTGCAATATTTACGACGGAAGCTAGATCATTGAATGAATTTACATTCATTAATGTTACGGATTCACAGGGCATTACAGAAGAGGATTTTATACTTTGGGGCAAAACGTTGAATAAAGCATTTGAGATTTTTCCAACAGCTCAATTTATCATACATAATGGTGATATGACTGAAGAATCTGATGATGATAAAGCGTGGGATCATTTCTTTAGTGAAGCTGAGCCATGGGTATCGCAAGTGCCATTAATGCCTGTTACGGGGAATCATGATGAGGTAGATGGCGTAGCAGATCATTTCACTTCTCATTTCAATTTACCGAATAATGGTGCAGAGAACTCAATCGAAGGAACATCCTACTCTTTTGACTATGGATCAGCACATTTTGTTATCTTAAATACCGAATCAAATATTAAAGAACAGACAACGTGGTTAGAAGAGGATCTAGCAGCTACGGAGTTACCGTGGAAGATTGTAGCCATGCATAGAGGAGCATACGGAGGTAATATGAACAAAAAAGTAGGTGATTGGGTATCCATATTCGATCAATATAAGGTGGATCTTGTGTTACAAGGTCATAATCATGAGTATTCACGTTCATATCCTTTGCGAGATGGAGAAATTGTAGGTGATGGTGATAACATGATTAACGATCATGAAGGAACGGTGTATGTCGTTACGAATACTGCAGGACAAAAGTTCAACGAGCAGAAGGGTAATCAATTTTATCATCAGGTCCATTTTCAGAATGAAAAGCAAATGTTTGCAGGAGTTCAAATTAAAGGCGACTCCTTAACTTTTCAGGCATATGATAAGGATGGAGAAAAGTTGGACGAGTTTGTAATACATCATTGA
- a CDS encoding Gfo/Idh/MocA family protein, which yields MDKIVFGIIGGGWRAEFYLRIAKELPEQFEVSRIFVRDEKKARAMERQWNVRTVSHLDEFVNQMDYAFVVLSVIWEANPELIIQLSNLDIPILAETPPAPDVDGLIRLYKSVPRNAKIEIAEQYLFQPMHAARIALSRSGKLGDISQVQISAAHGYHGISLIRNYLGIGYEDARITGQKFVSPIIQGPDRQGIPRYEERKDSIQQLLTLQFADKLAVFDFTGDQYFSWIRKNRVLVRGDRGEIMNQEVSYLEDYKTPVFHELRRVDTGHNGNLEGYYHRGIQLGGEWLYQNQFIPGRLSDDEIAIATCLYKMGLYVADKGNSFYSLAEASQDQYLSILMKEAVETGQIVNSVGQPWSSG from the coding sequence ATGGATAAAATTGTGTTCGGAATCATTGGCGGGGGTTGGAGAGCGGAGTTCTATCTCCGTATTGCAAAGGAACTACCAGAACAATTTGAAGTGAGTCGTATTTTTGTTCGTGATGAGAAGAAGGCGCGAGCTATGGAACGACAATGGAATGTGCGCACAGTTAGTCATTTAGATGAATTTGTGAATCAGATGGACTATGCATTTGTAGTGTTGTCGGTGATATGGGAAGCTAATCCAGAATTGATCATTCAATTGAGCAACCTTGATATACCCATTTTAGCTGAAACACCACCTGCCCCAGATGTTGATGGTTTAATTCGGCTATATAAGTCTGTCCCGAGAAATGCAAAGATTGAAATTGCGGAGCAATATTTATTCCAACCGATGCATGCTGCTCGGATAGCTTTGTCACGATCGGGTAAGCTTGGTGATATTTCGCAGGTACAAATCTCTGCTGCACACGGATATCATGGAATAAGTCTGATTCGAAATTACCTTGGAATCGGATATGAAGATGCAAGGATCACGGGTCAAAAGTTTGTATCACCCATCATCCAAGGTCCTGATCGTCAGGGAATACCCCGTTATGAAGAACGGAAGGATTCAATTCAGCAACTCCTGACATTACAATTCGCTGATAAACTTGCTGTATTCGATTTCACAGGAGATCAGTATTTTTCTTGGATTCGGAAGAACCGCGTATTAGTTAGAGGTGATCGAGGAGAGATTATGAATCAGGAAGTAAGCTACTTAGAGGATTATAAGACTCCAGTATTTCATGAACTTCGCAGAGTGGACACAGGACATAATGGGAATCTAGAAGGTTACTATCATAGAGGAATTCAGTTAGGTGGAGAATGGCTCTATCAGAATCAGTTTATTCCAGGTAGATTATCTGATGATGAAATTGCTATTGCAACCTGTCTTTATAAAATGGGTCTATATGTAGCTGATAAAGGGAACTCATTTTATAGTTTAGCTGAAGCATCACAAGATCAGTATCTATCGATATTAATGAAGGAAGCTGTAGAGACAGGGCAGATAGTAAACTCTGTTGGCCAGCCGTGGTCTTCGGGGTAA
- a CDS encoding metalloregulator ArsR/SmtB family transcription factor: MQLDKLVNYHKALADPTRIKILIILAEGECNGQILAEKLCVTPATITHHANKLREASLINERRDKNTIYFTLNEYFIHNNATAILDVIYRNVAKEGAWDDMDDTHKKLQDSVVRNFITPEGKLKQIPAQLKKKLIILEHLVSQLESGRKYTEQEINQFIKLFHEDFATIRREFIMHQFMYRENEIYELNPRELWARWDIL, translated from the coding sequence ATGCAACTTGATAAGTTAGTCAACTATCATAAAGCTTTGGCAGATCCAACAAGAATAAAGATTCTGATCATACTCGCTGAAGGTGAATGTAATGGCCAAATATTAGCTGAGAAGCTATGTGTTACACCTGCCACCATAACTCATCATGCTAATAAATTGCGTGAAGCTAGTCTAATTAATGAGCGAAGAGACAAGAATACGATTTATTTCACTTTAAATGAATATTTTATTCACAATAATGCAACGGCAATTCTTGATGTAATCTATCGTAATGTAGCGAAAGAAGGAGCGTGGGACGATATGGATGATACTCATAAGAAACTACAAGACTCTGTTGTAAGAAACTTTATAACACCTGAAGGGAAATTGAAGCAGATACCAGCTCAATTGAAGAAGAAGCTGATTATTCTGGAGCATTTAGTTAGTCAGCTAGAGAGCGGTAGGAAGTACACGGAGCAGGAAATCAATCAGTTCATCAAACTATTTCACGAGGATTTCGCCACTATTCGTAGAGAATTTATTATGCATCAATTCATGTATAGGGAAAATGAGATTTACGAGTTGAATCCTCGGGAGTTATGGGCAAGATGGGATATCTTGTAG
- a CDS encoding cupin domain-containing protein yields MTKHLSPLVKLLNLEPHIEGGWFKEIWKASYEIPKTVLGPQYSGARAAASSTYFLLHPGEVSAWHVVLSDELWLYHSGGPIELSLGGTGEHPEDGEKIILGMDIENGQVPQALVPANVWQTSKTVSDEPTFVTCVVAPAFHYDDFKLVDSSK; encoded by the coding sequence ATGACAAAACATCTATCACCATTGGTAAAGTTATTGAATCTAGAACCACATATTGAAGGTGGCTGGTTCAAAGAAATATGGAAGGCTTCATATGAAATTCCGAAGACTGTATTAGGTCCACAATATTCGGGTGCCCGGGCGGCAGCAAGTTCTACTTACTTCCTACTCCATCCAGGTGAAGTATCTGCTTGGCATGTCGTGTTGTCTGATGAATTATGGTTATATCATTCTGGTGGTCCTATTGAACTGTCTTTGGGTGGTACAGGTGAGCATCCAGAAGATGGTGAGAAGATTATTCTAGGTATGGATATTGAGAATGGACAAGTACCACAAGCATTAGTTCCAGCTAATGTGTGGCAAACATCGAAAACTGTGAGTGACGAGCCTACATTTGTTACTTGTGTTGTTGCACCCGCTTTTCATTATGATGATTTCAAACTTGTTGATTCTTCTAAATAA
- a CDS encoding HAD family hydrolase, whose protein sequence is MGQVNSTIGVFFDVDDTLYDHLDPLRFALQHVLLLAEEFPYESAYHRVRYYSDLLTEQNRNVNAVDGVAILEEMRSKRYILALEEFGISLTKEQAVEVQSQYLARQFKIKPYDGAIVLLKQLQVQGVTVGLITNGPLEHQMRKIKSLCLDDVILDNHIFVSGGVGLDKPDPRLFAYVNEMTETTAEHSYYIGDTWRNDVVGAMNAGWNMLWFNPRNAQPESNHTPHYIVKNYEEISRILLK, encoded by the coding sequence TTGGGACAAGTTAATTCAACGATTGGTGTATTCTTTGATGTAGATGACACACTCTATGATCATTTAGATCCACTTCGATTTGCACTACAGCATGTACTTCTTCTAGCGGAAGAGTTCCCTTATGAATCAGCTTATCACAGGGTTAGATATTACAGTGATCTGTTAACGGAACAGAATAGAAATGTAAATGCTGTGGATGGCGTGGCAATTCTGGAGGAGATGCGAAGTAAGCGGTATATTCTCGCTCTTGAAGAATTTGGTATAAGCCTTACTAAGGAACAAGCAGTGGAAGTTCAGTCACAATATCTAGCGAGACAGTTTAAGATTAAGCCCTATGATGGAGCAATTGTATTACTTAAACAGTTACAAGTTCAGGGTGTTACAGTCGGGCTAATTACGAACGGTCCACTAGAACATCAAATGAGAAAGATTAAGTCATTATGTCTGGATGATGTGATTCTTGATAATCATATATTCGTTTCGGGTGGGGTTGGTTTAGACAAGCCTGATCCACGATTATTTGCTTATGTAAATGAGATGACAGAAACGACGGCAGAACATAGTTATTATATCGGAGATACATGGCGTAATGATGTTGTAGGAGCAATGAATGCAGGATGGAACATGTTGTGGTTCAATCCTAGGAATGCTCAACCAGAATCTAATCATACACCTCATTATATTGTTAAGAATTACGAAGAAATCAGCAGGATTTTATTAAAGTGA